A DNA window from Drosophila pseudoobscura strain MV-25-SWS-2005 chromosome 2, UCI_Dpse_MV25, whole genome shotgun sequence contains the following coding sequences:
- the LOC117183374 gene encoding nicastrin-like, protein MRLLHIWLLMLLHGAAFAQGERTRDKMYQPIVGAGCFRRLNGTHQTGCSSTHAGSVGVLHLINVEADLEFLLASPPSPPYAPMIPPHLFTRRNLLRLIEAGPSNISVVLLINKPEKMKQFSHELNCPNQYSSLNNSETCDASNPATSWNPWGTGEALDETIFYYDSLGDPSDIALDVLQNYIIAESLDKRKVQYDMSGFRIENVLNGPQQTNESDCGPPLSSMTTGMPRARKVLNTNRSRFRTPSAEMSRFPRGSPLKRWTSKIDVFSKDIILVPVHCNLNHWCMAIIHLKNKTIFYYDSLGDPSDIALDVLQNYIIAESLDKRKVQYDMSGFRIENRFKGDPLGNLDISAEGVLKRDRLVFSTFRALGIPVVMLLSGLRLQCTGTRMMSYDYIGSQRFVYDVERFAFPKSSARRNLITFDNIEFMLDIGTLDDIANIKLHALSGTPLAQKLLQQLNNYAQSPRYGFNLNIQSEMSYHIPPTSAQSFLRRDPKFPALILNAKPANKYYHSIYDDADNVAFNYGNTSQDFTLLPDVGDTKNFKADSLQMKVRNVSSIVAMALYETLTGKEYTGSKVANPVLADEFFYCFLLSADCPLFKAASYPGSPKGLPMPPMRYVSVLGGPQESSGWTYRVLGYLLSQKQPKIPKDNCTILPLHYFAGFNGVGECRLTTQNYSSALSPAFLIDDYDWRSGNYSTWTESTWSLFSARIFLRPSNVHQVTTLSVGIVVLIVSFCVVYIISSRSEVLFEDLPASNAALFG, encoded by the exons ATGCGGCTGCTACATATATGGCTGTTAATGCTGCTGCACGGAGCTGCTTTCG CTCAAGGCGAACGTACGCGCGATAAGATGTACCAGCCCATTGTGGGCGCGGGCTGCTTTCGACGCTTGAATGGCACCCATCAGACTGGCTGCTCCT CCACACACGCGGGTTCAGTGGGCGTGTTGCATCTGATTAACGTCGAGGCGGACTTGGAGTTTCTGCTCGCCAGTCCTCCGTCGCCGCCCTACGCCCCCATGATACCACCCCACTTGTTCACCAGACGCAATCTCTTGCGGCTGATTGAGGCCGGGCCCAGCAACATCTCAGTGGTGCTGCTGATCAACAAACCCGAAAAGATGAAACAGTTCTCGCATGAGCTGAACTGCCCGAATCAATACAGTAGTCTGAACAACAGCGAGACGTGTGATGCGAGCAATCCAGCCACCAGCTGGAATCCCTGGGGAACGGGGGAAGCGCTGGACGAG ACTATCTTCTACTACGATTCGCTTGGAGATCCGAGTGATATCGCCCTGGATGTCCTTCAGAACTACATTATTGCCGAATCGCTAGACAAGCGCAAGGTGCAGTACGACATGAGCGGCTTTAGGATTGAAAATGTGTTGAATGGTCCGCAACAAACGAACGAATCAGACTGCGGT CCACCGCTGAGCAGCATGACCACCGGGATGCCTAGGGCACGGAAAGTGCTAAACACCAATCGGTCGCGCTTCAGGACCCCCTCGGCGGAGATGTCCAGGTTCCCCAGGGGATCTCCCTTGAAGCGCTGGACGAGTAAGATTGATGTGTTCAGCAAGGACATCATTCTAGTGCCTGTGCACTGCAATCTTAATCATTGGTGCATGGCCATTATACACTTGAAAAATAAGACTATCTTCTACTACGATTCGCTTGGAGATCCGAGTGACATCGCCCTGGATGTCCTTCAGAACTACATTATTGCCGAGTCGCTAGACAAGCGCAAGGTGCAGTACGACATGAGCGGCTTTAGGATTGAAAAT CGCTTCAAGGGAGATCCCCTGGGGAACCTGGACATCTCCGCCGAGGGGGTCCTGAAGCGCGACCGATTGGTGTTTAGCACTTTCCGTGCCCTAGGCATCCCGGTGGTCATGCTGCTCAGCG GATTAAGATTGCAGTGCACAGGCACTAGAATGATGTCCTATGACTATATCGGATCTCAGCGCTTCGTCTACGACGTAGAGAGATTTGCTTTCCCCAAGTCGTCCGCTCGTCGCAACCTCATCACGTTTGACAACATTGAGTTCATGCTGGACATTGGCACACTGGATGATATAGCGAACATCAAGCTGCACGCCCTGAGTGGCACGCCACTCGCTcagaagctgctgcagcagcttaACAACTATGCCCAGTCGCCCCGCTATGGCTTCAATCTGAACATCCAATCGGAAATGAGCTACCATATACCACCCACTTCGGCACAGTCTTTCCTGCGGCGCGACCCAAAGTTTCCGGCCCTTATTTTGAATGCAAAGCCAGCCAATAAGTACTATCACTCCATCTACGATGATGCGGATAACGTGGCCTTTAACTATGGCAACACTAGTCAAGATTTCACATTGCTACCCGATGTGGGCGACACCAAGAACTTCAAAGCTGATTCTCTGCAGATGAAAGTGCGCAACGTGTCCTCCATTGTGGCCATGGCGCTCTACGAGACGCTCACCGGTAAGGAGTACACAGGGAGCAAGGTGGCGAACCCCGTGCTGGCCGACGAGTTCTTCTACTGTTTCCTGCTGTCTGCAGACTGCCCTCTCTTCAAGGCCGCTTCCTATCCAGGCAGTCCCAAGGGTCTGCCCATGCCTCCGATGCG GTATGTAAGCGTGTTGGGCGGCCCACAAGAGTCATCCGGATGGACCTACCGAGTGCTGGGCTATCTGCTCTCGCAAAAGCAGCCAAAGATACCCAAAGACAACTGCACCATCTTGCCGCTGCACTACTTTGCCGGCTTCAACGGTGTCGGGGAGTGCCGTCTCACCACACAGAACTACAGCTCTGCCTTGAGCCCCGCCTTTCTGATTGATG ACTACGATTGGCGGTCGGGCAACTACTCTACATGGACTGAATCCACCTGGTCGCTGTTTAGTGCACGCATCTTCCTGCGTCCGTCCAATGTGCACCAGGTCACAACGCTCAGTGTCGGCATTGTGGTGCTCATCGTCTCCTTCTGCGTGGTGTACATCATTAGCTCGCGCTCGGAAGTCCTCTTCGAGGATCTGCCGGCAAGCAATGCCGC ATTGTTTGGTTGA
- the LOC117183309 gene encoding sentrin-specific protease-like yields MTTGMPRARKVLNTNRSRFRTPSAEMSRFPRGSPLKRWTSKIDVFSKDIILVPVHCNLNHWCMAIIHLKNKTIFYYDSLGDPSDIALDVLQNYIIAESLDKRKVQYDMSGFRIENVIECQRLVLHLALV; encoded by the exons ATGACCACCGGGATGCCTAGGGCACGGAAAGTGCTAAACACCAATCGGTCGCGCTTCAGGACCCCCTCGGCGGAGATGTCCAGGTTCCCCAGGGGATCTCCCTTGAAGCGCTGGACGAGTAAGATTGATGTGTTCAGCAAGGACATCATTCTAGTGCCTGTGCACTGCAATCTTAATCATTGGTGCATGGCCATTATACACTTGAAAAATAAGACTATCTTCTACTACGATTCGCTTGGAGATCCGAGTGACATCGCCCTGGATGTCCTTCAGAACTACATTATTGCCGAGTCGCTAGACAAGCGCAAGGTGCAGTACGACATGAGCGGCTTTAGGATTGAAAATGTGATTGAATGTCAGCGGCTT GTACTGCACCTTGCGCTTGTCTAG
- the LOC117183311 gene encoding histone deacetylase 11-like, which translates to KDTRAAGRRRTRAALLFSIFSKSYAVRFHGLERLHPFNAAKGKHIHKALCAELSLVEGSFYEPEELTKHQLRRIHTREYLRSLRWSLNVARIAEVSLMAFVPNKYLQQAYLRPMRFQAAGSILAGKLALDYGWAINLGGGFHHCCSNRGGGFCPYADISLLIVRLFEQEPCRVRRIMIVDLDAHQGNGHERDFNNWETVFILDIYNAFIYPRDHAAKLSIRCGVELQNQTEDAYYLRQLSRCLMQSRADFRPDVVIYNAGTDVLKGDPLGNLDISAEGVLERDRLVFSTFRALGIPVVMLLSGGYTKASAHVIADSIVNLRQHGLLD; encoded by the exons AAGGACACCAGGGCTGCAGGACGACGAAGAACCAGGGCTGCACTattgttttcaatattttcaaaGAGCTACGCAGTGCGCTTCCATGGCCTTGAACGCCTGCACCCCTTCAACGCGGCCAAGGGCAAGCACATACACAAG GCTCTGTGCGCCGAACTTTCGCTGGTCGAAGGCAGCTTCTACGAGCCCGAGGAGCTCACCAAGCACCAGCTGCGTCGCATTCACACCCGCGAGTACCTGCGTTCACTCCGGTGGAGCCTGAACGTGGCCCGCATCGCCGAGGTGTCGCTGATGGCTTTCGTTCCCAACAAGTACCTGCAGCAGGCCTATCTGCGTCCGATGCGCTTCCAGGCGGCCGGCTCCATTCTGGCCGGAAAACTGGCCCTGGACTATGGCTGGGCCATCAACTTGGGTGGCGGCTTCCACCACTGCTGTTCAAACAGGGGCGGCGGCTTCTGTCCCTACGCAGACATCTCCTTGCTGATTGTCCGTCTCTTTGAGCAGGAGCCCTGCCGCGTCCGCCGCATCATGATTGTCGACCTGGACGCCCACCAGGGAAACGGGCACGAACGCGACTTCAACAACTGGGAGACTGTCTTCATACTGGACATATACAATGCTTTCATCTACCCCAGAGACCATGCCGCCAAGCTAAGCATTCGCTGCGGCGTGGAGCTGCAGAACCAGACCGAGGACGCCTACTACTTGCGGCAGCTCAGCCGCTGCCTGATGCAGTCCCGAGCCGACTTCCGGCCCGATGTGGTCATCTACAATGCCGGCACCGATGTCCTCAAGGGAGATCCCCTGGGGAACCTGGACATCTCCGCCGAGGGGGTCCTGGAGCGCGACCGATTGGTGTTTAGCACTTTCCGTGCCCTAGGCATCCCGGTGGTCATGCTGCTCAGCGGTGGCTATACGAAGGCCTCCGCACACGTCATTGCCGATTCAATTGTCAATCTCCGGCAGCACGGACTACTGGACTGA
- the LOC4800251 gene encoding nicastrin-like isoform X2 codes for MEKRVHAAAIWLLMLLHGAAFAQGERTRDKMYQPIVGAGCFRRLNGTHQTGCSSTHAGSVGVLHLINVEADLEFLLASPPSPPYAPMIPPHLFTRRNLLRLIEAGPSNISVVLLINKPEKMKQFSHELNCPNQYSSLNNSETCDASNPATSWNPWGTGLLHEDFPFPIYYIADTEEISKLEKCFLKFNNFNYETHALRSLCAIEVKSFMSAAVSSEVCIRRTRFINNLSGSKYCDPLEGRNVYATVYPRNVSSVEAEETELAITSEKFILVTCRLDTASMFDGVGLGAMDSLVGLSILTQVAHLLRELLPPQSSLPDNRRNVLFVTFNGESYDYIGSQRFVYDVERFAFPKSSARRNLITFDNIEFMLDIGTLDDIANIKLHALSGTPLAQKLLQQLNNYAQSPRYGFNLNIQSEMSYHIPPTSAQSFLRRDPKFPALILNAKPANKYYHSIYDDADNVAFNYGNTSQDFTLLPDVGDTKNFKADSLQMKVRNVSSIVAMALYETLTGKEYTGSKVANPVLADEFFYCFLLSADCPLFKAASYPGSPKGLPMPPMRYVSVLGGPQESSGWTYRVLGYLLSQKQPKIPKDNCTILPLHYFAGFNGVGECRLTTQNYSSALSPAFLIDDYDWRSGNYSTWTEST; via the exons ATGGAAAAGCGGGTACATGCGGCTGCTATATGGCTGTTAATGCTGCTGCACGGAGCTGCTTTCG CTCAAGGCGAACGTACGCGCGATAAGATGTACCAGCCCATTGTGGGCGCGGGCTGCTTTCGACGCTTGAATGGCACCCATCAGACTGGCTGCTCCT CCACACACGCGGGTTCAGTGGGCGTGTTGCATCTGATTAACGTCGAGGCGGACTTGGAGTTTCTGCTCGCCAGTCCTCCGTCGCCGCCCTACGCCCCCATGATACCACCCCACTTGTTCACCAGACGCAATCTCTTGCGGCTGATTGAGGCCGGGCCCAGCAACATCTCAGTGGTGCTGCTGATCAACAAACCCGAAAAGATGAAACAGTTCTCGCATGAGCTGAACTGCCCGAATCAATACAGTAGTCTGAACAACAGCGAGACGTGTGATGCGAGCAATCCAGCCACCAGCTGGAATCCCTGGGGAACGGGTCTGTTGCATGAGGACTTCCCCTTTCCCATCTACTACATAGCCGACACTGAGGAAATCTCCAAGCTGGAGAAGTGCTTCCTGAagttcaacaattttaactaCGAGACGCATGCCCTACGCAGTCTGTGCGCCATAGAGGTCAAGTCCTTTATGTCGGCCGCCGTCAGCTCCGAGGTATGCATAAGACGCACCCGTTTCATTAACAATTTGAGCGGCAGCAAGTACTGCGATCCGCTGGAGGGTCGCAACGTCTATGCCACTGTATATCCGCGCAATGTCTCGTCGGTTGAAGCAGAGGAAACTGAATTGGCTATAACTAGCGAAAAGTTCATATTGGTAACCTGTCGCCTGGATACCGCCAGCATGTTCGATGGCGTGG GTCTAGGAGCCATGGACTCTCTCGTGGGGCTGTCCATACTAACGCAAGTGGCCCATCTTCTCCGGGAGCTGCTGCCTCCTCAAAGCTCGTTGCCCGATAACCGGCGTAATGTTCTGTTCGTAACTTTCAATGGCGAATCCTATGACTATATCGGATCTCAGCGCTTCGTCTACGACGTAGAGAGATTTGCTTTCCCCAAGTCGTCCGCTCGTCGCAACCTCATCACGTTTGACAACATTGAGTTCATGCTGGACATTGGCACACTGGATGATATAGCGAACATCAAGCTGCACGCCCTGAGTGGCACGCCACTCGCTcagaagctgctgcagcagcttaACAACTATGCCCAGTCGCCCCGCTATGGCTTCAATCTGAACATCCAATCGGAAATGAGCTACCATATACCACCCACTTCGGCACAGTCTTTCCTGCGGCGCGACCCAAAGTTTCCGGCCCTTATTTTGAATGCAAAGCCAGCCAATAAGTACTATCACTCCATCTACGATGATGCGGATAACGTGGCCTTTAACTATGGCAACACTAGTCAAGATTTCACATTGCTACCCGATGTGGGCGACACCAAGAACTTCAAAGCTGATTCTCTGCAGATGAAAGTGCGCAACGTGTCCTCCATTGTGGCCATGGCGCTCTACGAGACGCTCACCGGTAAGGAGTACACAGGGAGCAAGGTGGCGAACCCCGTGCTGGCCGACGAGTTCTTCTACTGTTTCCTGCTGTCTGCAGACTGCCCTCTCTTCAAGGCCGCTTCCTATCCAGGCAGTCCCAAGGGTCTGCCCATGCCTCCGATGCG GTATGTAAGCGTGTTGGGCGGCCCACAAGAGTCATCCGGATGGACCTACCGAGTGCTGGGCTATCTGCTCTCGCAAAAGCAGCCAAAGATACCCAAAGACAACTGCACCATCTTGCCGCTGCACTACTTTGCCGGCTTCAACGGTGTCGGGGAGTGCCGTCTCACCACACAGAACTACAGCTCTGCCTTGAGCCCCGCCTTTCTGATTGATG ACTACGATTGGCGGTCGGGCAACTACTCTACATGGACTGAATCCACC TGA
- the LOC4800251 gene encoding nicastrin-like isoform X1 — translation MEKRVHAAAIWLLMLLHGAAFAQGERTRDKMYQPIVGAGCFRRLNGTHQTGCSSTHAGSVGVLHLINVEADLEFLLASPPSPPYAPMIPPHLFTRRNLLRLIEAGPSNISVVLLINKPEKMKQFSHELNCPNQYSSLNNSETCDASNPATSWNPWGTGLLHEDFPFPIYYIADTEEISKLEKCFLKFNNFNYETHALRSLCAIEVKSFMSAAVSSEVCIRRTRFINNLSGSKYCDPLEGRNVYATVYPRNVSSVEAEETELAITSEKFILVTCRLDTASMFDGVGLGAMDSLVGLSILTQVAHLLRELLPPQSSLPDNRRNVLFVTFNGESYDYIGSQRFVYDVERFAFPKSSARRNLITFDNIEFMLDIGTLDDIANIKLHALSGTPLAQKLLQQLNNYAQSPRYGFNLNIQSEMSYHIPPTSAQSFLRRDPKFPALILNAKPANKYYHSIYDDADNVAFNYGNTSQDFTLLPDVGDTKNFKADSLQMKVRNVSSIVAMALYETLTGKEYTGSKVANPVLADEFFYCFLLSADCPLFKAASYPGSPKGLPMPPMRYVSVLGGPQESSGWTYRVLGYLLSQKQPKIPKDNCTILPLHYFAGFNGVGECRLTTQNYSSALSPAFLIDDYDWRSGNYSTWTESTWSLFSARIFLRPSNVHQVTTLSVGIVVLIVSFCVVYIISSRSEVLFEDLPASNAALFG, via the exons ATGGAAAAGCGGGTACATGCGGCTGCTATATGGCTGTTAATGCTGCTGCACGGAGCTGCTTTCG CTCAAGGCGAACGTACGCGCGATAAGATGTACCAGCCCATTGTGGGCGCGGGCTGCTTTCGACGCTTGAATGGCACCCATCAGACTGGCTGCTCCT CCACACACGCGGGTTCAGTGGGCGTGTTGCATCTGATTAACGTCGAGGCGGACTTGGAGTTTCTGCTCGCCAGTCCTCCGTCGCCGCCCTACGCCCCCATGATACCACCCCACTTGTTCACCAGACGCAATCTCTTGCGGCTGATTGAGGCCGGGCCCAGCAACATCTCAGTGGTGCTGCTGATCAACAAACCCGAAAAGATGAAACAGTTCTCGCATGAGCTGAACTGCCCGAATCAATACAGTAGTCTGAACAACAGCGAGACGTGTGATGCGAGCAATCCAGCCACCAGCTGGAATCCCTGGGGAACGGGTCTGTTGCATGAGGACTTCCCCTTTCCCATCTACTACATAGCCGACACTGAGGAAATCTCCAAGCTGGAGAAGTGCTTCCTGAagttcaacaattttaactaCGAGACGCATGCCCTACGCAGTCTGTGCGCCATAGAGGTCAAGTCCTTTATGTCGGCCGCCGTCAGCTCCGAGGTATGCATAAGACGCACCCGTTTCATTAACAATTTGAGCGGCAGCAAGTACTGCGATCCGCTGGAGGGTCGCAACGTCTATGCCACTGTATATCCGCGCAATGTCTCGTCGGTTGAAGCAGAGGAAACTGAATTGGCTATAACTAGCGAAAAGTTCATATTGGTAACCTGTCGCCTGGATACCGCCAGCATGTTCGATGGCGTGG GTCTAGGAGCCATGGACTCTCTCGTGGGGCTGTCCATACTAACGCAAGTGGCCCATCTTCTCCGGGAGCTGCTGCCTCCTCAAAGCTCGTTGCCCGATAACCGGCGTAATGTTCTGTTCGTAACTTTCAATGGCGAATCCTATGACTATATCGGATCTCAGCGCTTCGTCTACGACGTAGAGAGATTTGCTTTCCCCAAGTCGTCCGCTCGTCGCAACCTCATCACGTTTGACAACATTGAGTTCATGCTGGACATTGGCACACTGGATGATATAGCGAACATCAAGCTGCACGCCCTGAGTGGCACGCCACTCGCTcagaagctgctgcagcagcttaACAACTATGCCCAGTCGCCCCGCTATGGCTTCAATCTGAACATCCAATCGGAAATGAGCTACCATATACCACCCACTTCGGCACAGTCTTTCCTGCGGCGCGACCCAAAGTTTCCGGCCCTTATTTTGAATGCAAAGCCAGCCAATAAGTACTATCACTCCATCTACGATGATGCGGATAACGTGGCCTTTAACTATGGCAACACTAGTCAAGATTTCACATTGCTACCCGATGTGGGCGACACCAAGAACTTCAAAGCTGATTCTCTGCAGATGAAAGTGCGCAACGTGTCCTCCATTGTGGCCATGGCGCTCTACGAGACGCTCACCGGTAAGGAGTACACAGGGAGCAAGGTGGCGAACCCCGTGCTGGCCGACGAGTTCTTCTACTGTTTCCTGCTGTCTGCAGACTGCCCTCTCTTCAAGGCCGCTTCCTATCCAGGCAGTCCCAAGGGTCTGCCCATGCCTCCGATGCG GTATGTAAGCGTGTTGGGCGGCCCACAAGAGTCATCCGGATGGACCTACCGAGTGCTGGGCTATCTGCTCTCGCAAAAGCAGCCAAAGATACCCAAAGACAACTGCACCATCTTGCCGCTGCACTACTTTGCCGGCTTCAACGGTGTCGGGGAGTGCCGTCTCACCACACAGAACTACAGCTCTGCCTTGAGCCCCGCCTTTCTGATTGATG ACTACGATTGGCGGTCGGGCAACTACTCTACATGGACTGAATCCACCTGGTCGCTGTTTAGTGCACGCATCTTCCTGCGTCCGTCCAATGTGCACCAGGTCACAACGCTCAGTGTCGGCATTGTGGTGCTCATCGTCTCCTTCTGCGTGGTGTACATCATTAGCTCGCGCTCGGAAGTCCTCTTCGAGGATCTGCCGGCAAGCAATGCCGC ATTGTTTGGTTGA
- the LOC4800247 gene encoding 60S ribosome subunit biogenesis protein NIP7 homolog translates to MKRLSDERAKILFEKLNKYIGTNVTQLIDRPDGTYCFRELRDRVYYVSERILKLSECFSGKQLVSVGTCFGKFSKTNKLKFHITALYYLAPYAQHKVWVKPSFEQQYLYGNNVPKSGLARITENAAQYQGVVVYSMSDLPLGFGVLARSTTDCKTADPLTAVCYHQSDLGEYIRAEDTLF, encoded by the exons ATGAAGCGTTTATCTGACGAGCGTGCGAAGATTCTGTTCGAGAAGCTGAACAAATA CATTGGGACAAATGTAACGCAGCTGATCGATCGCCCGGACGGCACCTACTGTTTCCGTGAGCTCCGGGATCGCGTTTACTATGTGTCGGAGCGGATACTCAAGTTAAGCGAGTGCTTCAGCGGCAAGCAACTGGTCAGTGTGGGCACCTGCTTTGGAAAGTTCTCAAAGACCAACAAACTGAAATTCCACATCACAGCGCTGTACTATCTGGCGCCGTACGCCCAGCACAAGGTGTGGGTGAAGCCATCATTTGAACAGCAGTACCTGTACGGCAACAACGTACCCAAATCGGGTCTGGCACGAATCACCGAGAACGCAGCCCAGTACCAGGGAGTGGTGGTGTACTCCATGAGTGATTTGCCTCTGGGTTTTGGAGTTCTGGCACGCTCCACCACCGACTGCAAGACCGCTGATCCATTGACCGCAGTCTGTTACCACCAATCGGATCTTGGCGAGTACATACGCGCCGAAGACACGCTGTTTTAG
- the DPCoAC gene encoding mitochondrial coenzyme A transporter SLC25A42, producing MSRLLEKPNIAMSIKSTGSQLSSTVATTATGAGTAAAAASADVEDEDASGAHDVTSASEQQSSSVTETPANSVSPSPSGRTNTNVDQVIISLVSGAAAGALAKTVIAPLDRTKINFQIRKDVPFSFRASLRYLQHTYANEGVLALWRGNSATMARIVPYAAIQFTAHEQWRRILQVDKDGSNTKVRRFVAGSLAGITSQSLTYPLDLARARMAVTDRYTGYRTLRQVFAKIWVEEGPRTLYRGYGATVLGVIPYAGTSFFTYETLKREYHEMVGNNKPNTLVSLAFGAAAGAAGQTASYPLDIVRRRMQTMRVNEANNERCPTILETLVKIYREEGIKNGFYKGLSMNWLKGPIAVGISFSTYDLIKAWLRELSHLKRGRLED from the exons ATGAGCCGTCTTCTGGAGAAGCCGAACATTGCCATGTCCATTAAGTCAACGGGTAGTCAATTATCGAGCACAGTGGCCACCACCGCAACGGGTGCgggcactgctgctgctgctgcatccgCAGACGTGGAGGACGAGGATGCAAGCGGAGCACATGATGTGACATCAGCATCGGAACAGCAATCATCATCAGTAACAGAAACACCCGCCAATTCAgtcagccccagtcccagcg GGCGCACCAATACCAATGTCGATCAGGTAATCATCAGCCTGGTGTCTGGTGCGGCGGCAGGGGCTTTGGCCAAGACCGTCATCGCTCCGCTGGACCGCACGAAAATCAACTTTCAGATACGCAAAGATGTTCCCTTTTCGTTCCGTGCCTCGCTGCGGTATCTGCAGCACACCTACGCCAATGAGGGTGTCCTGGCCCTGTGGCGTGGCAACTCGGCCACGATGGCCAGGATTGTGCCCTATGCGGCCATACAGTTCACCGCCCACGAGCAGTGGCGCAGGATCCTGCAGGTCGACAAGGATGGCTCCAA CACGAAGGTACGTCGCTTTGTGGCTGGCTCACTGGCGGGCATCACATCCCAATCGCTCACGTATCCCTTGGATCTGGCCCGCGCACGCATGGCCGTGACAGACAGATACACGGGCTACCGAACGCTGCGGCAGGTGTTTGCCAAGATTTGGGTAGAGGAGGGCCCACGGACACTGTACCGTGGCTATGGTGCCACAGTGCTGGGGGTGATACCCTACGCGGGCACCTCCTTCTTCACCTACGAAACCCTGAAGCGGGAGTACCATG AAATGGTTGGCAATAACAAACCGAATACTCTAGTCTCGCTGGCGTTTGGTGCTGCGGCTGGTGCCGCCGGCCAAACGGCGAGCTATCCTTTGGATATTGTGCGCAGAAGAATGCAAACTATGCGTGTGAACGAAGCGAACAATGAGAGGTGTCCCACCATTCTAGAGACGCTCGTTAAGATCTATCG AGAGGAGGGTATCAAGAATGGTTTCTACAAGGGCCTCAGCATGAATTGGCTCAAGGGCCCCATTGCTGTGGGCATTAGCTTCTCCACCTATGACCTGATCAAAGCCTGGCTGAGGGAGTTGTCCCACTTAAAGCGTGGCCGGCTGGAGgattag